A genomic window from Chitinophagaceae bacterium includes:
- a CDS encoding T9SS type A sorting domain-containing protein, producing MKYMFTLSIAVSCFLCSMASAQTTPGIQWQKMIGGSSNDYMYSVIQTADGGSLIGGYSGSTISGDKTEANQGGFDYWVLKLGISGNIEWQNTIGGSSGDQLYTVIQTADDGYLLGGYSNSNISGDKSEVSQGNSDYWVVKLGASGNIEWQNTIGGNSVDYLNAVIETTGGGYLLGGYSESGISGDKTAAGIGDFWVVQLNASGSIVSQYTIGGNSGDQLISIVQTTDGGFLFGGYSSSGISGNKTEASKGSYDYWVVKADVSGNIEWDKTIGGSDKDYLRFALQSDDGGYLLGGYTLSGLSGNKTEASQGGWDYYVVKLNSAGGIEWQNTIGGLNDDFLFSGIEVIGGGYLLGGYSISSVSGDKTAPKKGEEDEWILKLDGSGNIIWQQTFGGDGTEYLYSIAQSADGGFLLGGTSASPISDDVTEGATGYDYWVVKLAPEECMGFSAFADVDEDTYGNPAASIFITNCILPDGYVVDNTDCNDANAAINPGAAEVVNSVDDNCNGLIDEKTLCEPPATLPESNITASSAQLNWLPFSNALSYKLRYKVKNTDTWTNLTSSSNSKTLTGLLANTKYVWQVKSKCTVNPSIFSAWSEKDQFTTHALKITGKDQLQLSLEIYPNPSSGNTTIHFNLTQSSDIAIKIFDVNGKEIWDIVNASLEAGDHSLPINTSQFSKGNYFVQLISNTTIQIEKLIVQ from the coding sequence ATGAAATACATGTTCACACTTTCAATCGCCGTTTCCTGTTTTTTATGTTCTATGGCTTCGGCACAAACAACGCCCGGCATCCAATGGCAAAAGATGATTGGTGGATCATCCAATGACTACATGTATTCCGTTATTCAAACTGCAGATGGTGGTTCCCTGATCGGTGGATATTCCGGTTCAACAATTTCCGGAGATAAAACCGAAGCGAACCAAGGTGGCTTTGACTATTGGGTATTGAAGTTGGGTATATCAGGCAATATCGAATGGCAAAATACAATTGGTGGAAGTTCAGGTGATCAGTTATATACTGTGATCCAAACGGCAGATGATGGATACTTGTTGGGCGGTTATTCCAATTCCAATATTTCAGGAGACAAATCTGAAGTGAGCCAGGGCAATAGCGACTATTGGGTAGTGAAGTTGGGTGCCTCCGGCAATATCGAATGGCAAAACACGATTGGTGGCAATTCGGTCGACTATCTGAATGCCGTAATCGAAACTACCGGTGGCGGTTATCTCCTGGGTGGTTATTCAGAATCCGGCATTTCCGGTGATAAAACAGCAGCAGGTATTGGAGATTTTTGGGTGGTTCAACTGAACGCTTCAGGCAGTATCGTGTCTCAATATACGATCGGAGGCAACAGTGGCGATCAGCTTATATCCATTGTTCAAACCACTGATGGTGGTTTTCTGTTCGGAGGTTATTCCAGCTCCGGCATTTCAGGAAATAAAACAGAAGCAAGCAAAGGAAGCTATGATTATTGGGTGGTAAAGGCTGACGTTTCAGGAAATATAGAATGGGATAAAACCATTGGTGGAAGTGATAAAGATTATCTCCGTTTCGCACTTCAAAGTGATGATGGTGGTTACCTGTTAGGAGGTTATACGCTCTCGGGCCTTTCAGGAAATAAAACAGAAGCGAGCCAGGGTGGATGGGATTATTATGTAGTAAAACTTAATAGCGCAGGTGGTATTGAATGGCAGAATACAATAGGTGGACTGAATGATGATTTCCTTTTCTCTGGAATCGAGGTTATTGGTGGAGGCTATCTTTTAGGGGGCTATTCCATCTCCTCTGTTTCCGGAGATAAAACAGCACCGAAGAAAGGCGAAGAAGATGAATGGATATTAAAATTAGATGGTTCCGGAAATATCATCTGGCAGCAAACATTTGGTGGCGACGGTACTGAGTATTTGTATTCCATTGCACAAAGTGCTGATGGCGGTTTCTTGCTGGGAGGCACTTCAGCCTCACCAATATCAGATGATGTGACTGAAGGAGCTACTGGTTATGACTATTGGGTGGTGAAGCTTGCCCCTGAAGAATGCATGGGATTTTCCGCTTTTGCAGATGTTGATGAGGATACTTACGGCAATCCAGCCGCTTCCATTTTTATTACAAACTGCATCTTGCCTGATGGATATGTAGTAGATAATACTGATTGCAATGATGCAAATGCCGCCATCAATCCTGGTGCTGCGGAAGTAGTCAACAGCGTTGACGATAACTGCAATGGATTGATAGATGAAAAAACACTTTGTGAGCCGCCGGCCACTCTTCCAGAAAGTAATATTACCGCATCATCTGCTCAATTAAACTGGTTACCATTCAGCAATGCTTTAAGCTATAAGCTAAGGTATAAAGTGAAGAACACCGACACCTGGACCAATTTGACTTCATCTTCAAATAGTAAGACACTCACCGGTCTATTAGCGAACACCAAATATGTCTGGCAGGTAAAGAGTAAATGCACAGTTAATCCATCGATCTTTTCTGCGTGGTCGGAAAAGGATCAGTTCACTACGCACGCTTTAAAGATCACTGGAAAAGATCAACTGCAGTTGTCTCTTGAAATTTATCCCAATCCTTCTTCTGGAAATACCACCATTCATTTCAATCTCACACAATCATCAGATATTGCAATTAAAATTTTTGATGTGAATGGCAAAGAAATTTGGGATATAGTGAATGCTTCACTGGAAGCAGGTGATCATTCATTGCCCATCAATACATCACAATTTTCAAAAGGAAATTATTTCGTTCAATTGATTTCAAACACTACTATTCAAATTGAAAAGCTGATTGTACAATAA
- a CDS encoding M13 family metallopeptidase, with translation MNKLFHCLAFFSVFLITFTACNQQPKATAEAGCNLDTFLNAYIDSTVRPQDDFFHFSMGKWVKNNPVPASERSWGIWSKVNEENYDRMKNINEEASSKNAEAGTNWQKIGDFWHTGMDTAAIEQQGIQPLSSHLATINALADVNAVVNEIGYLQSIGVSALFDSYIYQDEKNSEKMFLHLSQGGIGLPDRDYYFDSDNRTKNIRSEYVKHIAKMFVLMGDDTTTAKQNAANIMRMETSLAEKSRKLAALRDPYENYNKTDVAGLNKMTPSIDWNSLFATGGIKSVDSVIVGQPEFFKRAEELVKKESIDNWKTYLRWNLINTYADKLSKPFDQQNFSFYGTVLNGTKEQRPRWKRVLDEEENLMGFMLGQLYVERFYSPKVKARYDEMVDNVLEAYRERINKLDWMSEATKQKAQQKLGTVMKKVGYPDKWRDYSTLTIDKSSYAENVIRATKWFNDYEISKLGKPVDRTEWDMTPQTWNAYYNPSNNEIVLPAAAFIVPGMADSCVDDAIMYGYAAGSTIGHEITHGFDDQGSQFDEKGNLVEWWTKDDRAKFLDRTGTIVKQFNDYVVLDSLHINGDATQGENIADLGGMLLGLDAFKKTEQYQKGEKIGGFTPIQRYFIGFALSWYGQVRDEAMAVRVKTDVHAPNFLRVNGPPVNIDEFYTAFNIQPGDKMYRPDSLRVRIW, from the coding sequence ATGAACAAACTCTTCCATTGTCTTGCATTTTTCAGTGTATTCCTCATCACTTTTACTGCCTGCAATCAACAACCAAAAGCAACTGCAGAAGCAGGTTGTAACCTCGATACTTTCCTGAATGCCTACATCGATTCAACCGTAAGGCCGCAGGATGACTTCTTTCATTTCTCCATGGGAAAATGGGTGAAAAACAATCCTGTTCCCGCCTCCGAACGTTCATGGGGAATCTGGAGCAAAGTGAATGAAGAGAATTACGACCGCATGAAAAACATCAATGAAGAAGCTTCTTCGAAAAATGCGGAAGCAGGTACCAACTGGCAAAAAATCGGTGACTTCTGGCACACAGGAATGGATACTGCTGCTATTGAACAACAAGGCATTCAACCTTTATCATCACATCTCGCCACCATAAATGCACTTGCTGATGTGAACGCAGTGGTAAATGAAATCGGTTATCTTCAATCAATTGGAGTGAGTGCGCTTTTCGACAGCTACATTTATCAGGATGAGAAAAACAGCGAAAAGATGTTTCTTCATTTATCGCAGGGTGGAATAGGATTACCTGACCGTGATTATTATTTCGATAGTGACAATAGAACAAAAAATATCCGCAGTGAATATGTGAAGCACATTGCAAAAATGTTTGTGCTGATGGGCGATGATACAACCACTGCCAAACAAAATGCCGCCAACATCATGCGCATGGAAACTTCTTTGGCAGAAAAGTCCCGCAAGCTTGCTGCCCTGCGCGATCCGTATGAGAACTACAATAAGACAGATGTAGCAGGCCTTAATAAAATGACGCCATCAATTGATTGGAATAGTCTCTTTGCAACCGGTGGTATCAAATCTGTTGATTCCGTGATTGTGGGACAGCCCGAATTTTTTAAACGTGCGGAAGAACTGGTGAAGAAAGAAAGCATTGACAACTGGAAAACGTATCTCCGCTGGAACCTGATTAATACCTATGCAGATAAACTAAGCAAACCTTTCGATCAACAGAATTTCAGTTTTTATGGAACAGTTTTAAACGGAACGAAAGAACAACGTCCGCGCTGGAAACGCGTATTGGATGAAGAAGAAAACCTGATGGGATTTATGCTTGGTCAATTGTATGTGGAACGTTTCTATTCACCTAAAGTAAAAGCACGTTACGATGAAATGGTGGACAATGTGCTGGAGGCCTACCGCGAACGCATCAATAAGCTCGATTGGATGAGTGAAGCCACGAAACAAAAAGCGCAACAGAAGTTGGGCACAGTGATGAAAAAGGTTGGTTATCCTGATAAGTGGAGAGATTATTCCACGCTCACGATTGACAAAAGTTCTTATGCTGAAAATGTGATCCGCGCCACCAAATGGTTTAATGATTACGAGATTTCCAAACTCGGCAAACCGGTTGACCGCACCGAATGGGACATGACACCGCAAACATGGAATGCCTATTACAATCCATCCAACAATGAGATTGTATTGCCTGCTGCGGCATTTATCGTTCCGGGCATGGCGGATTCTTGTGTGGATGATGCCATCATGTATGGCTATGCAGCAGGTTCCACTATTGGTCATGAAATCACCCATGGCTTCGATGATCAGGGCAGTCAATTTGATGAAAAAGGAAACCTGGTAGAATGGTGGACGAAGGACGACCGTGCAAAGTTTTTGGACAGGACAGGAACGATCGTGAAACAATTTAATGACTACGTAGTGCTCGACAGTCTTCATATAAACGGCGATGCAACACAAGGTGAAAACATTGCTGATCTTGGTGGTATGTTGCTGGGACTTGATGCTTTCAAGAAAACAGAACAGTATCAGAAAGGAGAAAAAATCGGCGGCTTTACCCCCATTCAACGTTACTTCATTGGCTTCGCACTTTCATGGTATGGACAGGTACGTGATGAAGCAATGGCAGTGCGTGTAAAAACAGATGTACATGCTCCAAACTTCCTTCGTGTAAACGGACCTCCTGTAAACATTGATGAATTCTATACTGCCTTCAACATTCAGCCCGGTGATAAAATGTACCGCCCGGATAGTTTAAGGGTGAGAATCTGGTAA
- a CDS encoding helix-turn-helix domain-containing protein: MTNETEVPNQFTITADFIQHTGQHIFLTGKAGTGKTTFLKHIKETSGKKMVVIAPTGVAAINAGGVTMHSFFQLPMGCFLPGSFRGSFQSQQQVTDKHHLLRNLRYSVEKMELMRNLELLVIDEVSMLRCDWLDAMDILLRHVRKNQFEPFGGVQLLFIGDLYQLPPVANEQDWLLLKDYYATPFFFSAQVMKQANPLCIELKKVYRQSDEVFIHLLNRVRNNEVRDEDLQRLHQLYQPNFKPDPKDHFITLTTHNYKADEINSSELRRLPGKEFTAKAILTGEFPERVFPVEHALVLKTGAQIMFIKNDVKEKKYFNGKIGVLEKIEHDGEEEYLKVSFPETNETIKVQKETWRNIRYSFKESENKIEEEELGSFTQYPIRLAWAVTIHKSQGLTFQRAVIDAGSAFAAGQVYVALSRCVSLEGMVLRSPIRREVIKTDEAIVAYMMMQPDVEKLQTSLATEKEIYAVKTTMALFNLQPLAEKIQWFTEYMLLRKLEDKEKIISGFQSIHASILEMLEVAQKFQAQVKSMTAEGLTEQVNTQLKERVEKGKNYFGKEMDEKIIAPLEQLNSSIQKMQKVRKVLKDMKEVIDFFENFALRYRFKERKKETSFYQHAYDGSSDENSASEISSLLMEQLKALRSKFSKEENLHPYRICNDATIKEMTTYLPQSLNEMAMIKGMGDFTLNKYGDSFLQIVKNFSEEHQLEGRIHLRAEDQKRAKRMSAGKIKNAGGSRSQKDGVNSQLQSFQLFQSGKTTAEIAALRDLTVGTIEAHLTHFVKTGELDVFRLISNEKMELIKAAVQSADGGGLSTIKPLLGDDVSYAEIRFVIAALQREEAKNATAS; encoded by the coding sequence ATGACAAACGAAACAGAAGTCCCTAATCAATTTACCATCACGGCTGATTTCATTCAGCACACAGGCCAGCACATTTTTCTTACCGGAAAAGCAGGCACCGGCAAAACCACTTTCTTAAAACACATCAAAGAAACCAGCGGTAAAAAAATGGTGGTGATTGCGCCAACCGGCGTAGCAGCCATCAATGCAGGAGGTGTTACGATGCATTCCTTTTTCCAGTTGCCGATGGGTTGCTTCCTTCCCGGATCTTTCCGCGGATCATTTCAATCGCAACAACAGGTAACCGATAAACATCACCTGCTCCGTAACCTGCGCTACAGTGTTGAGAAAATGGAGCTCATGCGCAATCTCGAATTACTGGTGATTGACGAAGTAAGCATGTTGCGCTGCGACTGGCTTGATGCAATGGACATTCTGTTGCGGCATGTCCGCAAAAATCAATTTGAACCATTCGGTGGAGTGCAGCTACTTTTTATCGGCGACTTGTACCAGTTGCCTCCGGTAGCCAACGAACAGGATTGGCTGTTGCTGAAGGACTATTATGCAACACCGTTTTTCTTTTCGGCGCAGGTGATGAAGCAGGCCAATCCATTGTGCATTGAATTGAAAAAAGTGTACCGGCAGAGTGATGAAGTATTCATTCACCTGCTCAACAGGGTTCGAAACAATGAAGTGCGTGACGAAGATCTTCAGCGGTTGCATCAATTGTATCAACCCAATTTCAAACCTGATCCCAAAGATCATTTCATCACCCTTACCACTCATAACTATAAAGCCGATGAAATCAATAGCAGTGAGTTAAGAAGATTACCCGGAAAAGAATTTACTGCAAAAGCAATACTAACCGGCGAATTTCCCGAACGTGTTTTTCCGGTGGAACATGCTCTCGTGCTTAAGACTGGTGCTCAGATCATGTTCATCAAAAATGATGTGAAAGAAAAAAAATACTTCAATGGAAAAATCGGTGTGCTTGAAAAAATAGAACACGATGGGGAAGAAGAATACCTGAAAGTGAGCTTTCCGGAAACCAATGAAACCATCAAAGTTCAGAAAGAAACATGGCGCAATATCCGCTATAGTTTTAAAGAGTCGGAAAATAAAATTGAGGAAGAAGAACTTGGATCCTTCACGCAATATCCCATTCGTCTTGCGTGGGCTGTTACCATTCACAAAAGCCAGGGACTTACTTTTCAAAGAGCGGTGATAGATGCCGGTTCCGCTTTTGCTGCAGGACAAGTATATGTTGCCCTGAGCCGTTGTGTATCCCTTGAAGGAATGGTGCTTCGCTCTCCTATTCGCAGAGAAGTTATTAAAACCGATGAAGCCATTGTTGCATACATGATGATGCAACCTGATGTGGAAAAATTGCAAACTTCACTGGCCACAGAAAAAGAAATCTATGCAGTAAAAACCACCATGGCGCTTTTTAATCTTCAGCCACTGGCAGAAAAAATTCAATGGTTTACGGAATACATGTTACTTCGGAAGCTGGAAGACAAGGAAAAAATTATTTCCGGCTTTCAGTCCATTCATGCTTCTATTCTTGAAATGCTGGAAGTAGCTCAGAAATTTCAGGCACAGGTAAAAAGTATGACCGCTGAAGGTTTAACGGAACAGGTTAATACACAATTGAAGGAAAGAGTAGAAAAGGGAAAAAACTATTTCGGAAAAGAGATGGATGAGAAGATAATCGCGCCATTGGAGCAGCTCAACTCTTCCATTCAAAAGATGCAAAAAGTGAGGAAGGTTTTGAAGGATATGAAAGAGGTGATTGACTTCTTTGAAAATTTCGCATTGCGCTATCGTTTCAAAGAAAGGAAAAAAGAAACTTCATTTTATCAGCATGCGTATGATGGATCTTCCGATGAAAATTCAGCTTCAGAAATTTCTTCCTTGTTGATGGAGCAGTTGAAAGCACTCAGATCAAAATTTTCAAAGGAAGAAAATCTACACCCTTATCGTATTTGTAACGATGCAACAATAAAGGAGATGACAACTTATCTTCCACAATCGTTAAATGAGATGGCAATGATTAAAGGCATGGGAGATTTTACGCTGAATAAATATGGAGACTCCTTTCTGCAAATCGTGAAAAATTTTTCTGAGGAACATCAATTGGAAGGAAGAATTCACCTGCGGGCTGAAGATCAAAAAAGAGCAAAACGGATGTCGGCCGGCAAAATAAAAAATGCAGGAGGCAGTCGTTCACAAAAGGATGGCGTGAACAGTCAACTCCAAAGCTTTCAACTCTTCCAGTCAGGAAAAACCACTGCTGAGATTGCTGCATTGCGCGATTTAACAGTGGGCACTATTGAAGCGCACCTCACGCATTTTGTAAAGACCGGCGAATTGGATGTGTTTCGTTTGATCTCAAACGAAAAAATGGAACTGATCAAAGCAGCTGTTCAAAGTGCTGATGGCGGGGGACTTTCAACTATTAAACCATTGCTTGGAGATGACGTGAGCTATGCTGAAATACGTTTTGTGATTGCTGCACTACAAAGAGAAGAAGCCAAAAATGCGACTGCAAGCTGA